Within Lactobacillus amylovorus DSM 20531, the genomic segment ATCAAAGTCTTGCACGCCTTCTATGACAAGTGGAACAGAGCGTACAACCATGTCATCAGAAATCTCAAAGATATTGAACCTGATCTGCTGGTCTTTTACAGCTATCCTAAGCAGATCAGAGCTTCAATTTACTCTACCAACATGATTGAATCTTTTAACAACGTCATTAAGCGCAAGGCTAAGCCTAAAGCAGAGTTTCCGACTGAACAGTCGCTTGATACTTTTATTGGCATCCAAGCAATGAGTTACAATGACCGCTACTTCAACCGAATTCACAAAGGCTTTGGTCAGGTTAAGGACACCTTAGAATCTTACTTTGACTAAATAAAGAATAAAAAATCAATCTATGAGAAAGATCTATTTACACAAAAGATTTGACAGTTTCGATCTGAAGGATAAGATTAAAGATAAAGAATAATTTGTTAGTTTTAAAGCACTTAGTTTTTAATATTAAGTGCTTTTTTCTTGATGGTCGTCAATTTCTGCTAACAACATTTCTCCTAAACTAAAACATGAAAAACAAAGGAGGAATATAAATGGTAAAAATTCAACAATTTTTTGTTAAACATCAAAAAATAATTTTGTCACTTAATACTGTGCTGATTTTGCTTGCGGAAGCAGCTAAATGGTTATTCCATATCAATGCTGCTTATCAAACACCCTAAAGTATAAAGGTAGATAGAAACATGACGATGTTTTTATCTACCTTTTTTCTTATACTTAGATTGAGGTTGAGGTCGACAACAGAATGGAATATTAAATTCGACTGTCAAACGGGCCCATAAATGTTTATTTTCAATCAAACTAGATTAAGGGTGTGGATCTCAGAGATCGTATAATCAAGAAATGGAGCTGAAAATAAATATTTGCCTCAATTGATTTAAAACGGGGTGATTAGGTGAATATTATTGGTATTGATGTTAGTCAAGGTGAAAGTCATGCCACTTTGATAACAAAAGAAGCGGAAGAAATAGCTTTTAAATTTAAGCATAATAAGAGCGGTTTCCAAATATTAAATTCTTATATTAAACCCGGTACAATAATAATATTTGAAACTACAGGTGTTTATTCGGCTCAGCTTACTACTTATTTAAAAAATAAAAAGGTCAAATTTTATGAGCTAAATCCCCTAGAAGCAAAATTAAGAATGGCTTCTTTGAGAAGAAATAAAACTGACAAGAATGATTCATTTAAATTAGCTTTATTGGGTAAAACTCAATTAGCGGAAATAAAGAATCACTGTAATAAACAATCTAATTCGTTGTATGAATCTTTACGGATTTTATCTTTGAGATATAAGCAGTTAATTAAATGTAGAACCAGAATACTTAATTTCCTTCGTTCTAGCTTAGAGCTTACTTTCCCAGAACTAAATCAGATTTTTAAAAATGCTTATGCAGTTTTAGCTCTTCAAGTATTTAGAATGTATTGTCATCCTGACTTTTTGGTAGGATTAACTCTTAAAGAAATGACCACTAGAGTTTACCAATCTGTTAGCAGGCGAATACATAAAGATGTAATTCAAAGTTATTGTGCTCAAGTTTGGTTAGCAGCTAAAGACTCTTATCCTGCTGTCCCAGCAGATTCTTTAGAAATTGAAATTATTTCAGAATACTGCGACGAAATAGAAAGTTACAATAAAGAAATAGCCTATATTCAGAGCAAATTAATTAAGACAGCTGTTGGATTAGATGATTTCAAAGTTATTTCCAGTATTCCTGGAGCAGGTCAATTAAATAGCGCTTTATTACTGGGCTTTACTGGTGATATTGCTCGCTTTGATAATTATAAACAACTCAATGCTTTCCTAGGTTTGGATTTAAACAGATATCAGTCTGGTAAATACGGTAAGGGTGATACTATTAACCGCAGAGGCAGTAGTCAGGGCAGAGCTGTTGAAACAGATATGATTCGAAGCATGTTAAGAAATCAGGGTAAAATTCAAAATCATTTAGTTGACTACTATTACAAATTAAAAAAGCCACCTTTCAATAAGCATGACAAGGTAGCTTTAATAGCGTGTGCCAATCATTTGAATCGCACTATTATAAATTTGGTCCACACACATCAACTTTATAATTATTCTAAGGCAATTCATTAATAAATGCTTAGCACGCAATAAGTGAAAAACTGCCAAAAGACTAGTCTTTTGGGGTTATGTTTAGTATACTCTTTTTTCTCTATAATAATGATTGACATTCTATAAGAAGTTCTGATGCTAGTAGTAGGAGTTATTGGTTTAATTCCAATATTGTTAACAGCTATTTCATCATTGAAAGTAAAATTAGTTTCCATTGATGTTTTGGTATCATTGGCAGTAATTGGCGCTATTATTATTGGCGAATTTAATGAAGCAGCAATTGTTACCTGGCTTTTTGCATTGGGTGATGTTCTGGAAGAACTTACTCTTAAAAAGACGCGTAAAGCTGTATCTGATTTAACTAAAATGGCGCCACGAACCGCGTTAGTCTTGCAAGATGACGGGACAACGGAAGAAGAGGATGTAGATTTTATTGATCCTGGTGAAAAGATTTTGATTAAAACCGGAGATCAAGTCCCAGTTGATGGAAAAATTGTCTCGGGTTCAGGTTATCTAAATGAAGCTAATGTTAATGGTGAGTCGAAACCAGCCGATAAAAAACAAGGTGATCAAGTCTATGCCGGTACAATTCTAGAAGATGGCACCTTGACAGTAGAGACTACAGCAGCCGGAGATGATACTACCTTTGGCAAGATTATCGAAATGGTAGAGGAAGCTCAGGATTCCAAATCTCATACTGAGAAGTTGATCAATCGTTTTTCTAAATACTACACTCCTGCGGTATTAGTGATTGCGATTATTGTAGGCTTAATTACAAGAGACTTCAAATTGGCAATTACAGTAATGGTTCTAGGTTGTCCAGGTGCTTTGGTTATTGGAGTTCCCGTTTCAACTGTTGCCGGTATTGGTAACGGAGCTAAAAATGGCGTGATGTTTAAGGGCTCTCAAGTAATGGATGCAGCTCGTAAAATCGATGAAATCGCCTTTGATAAAACTGGTACTTTAACAGTTGGTCACCCAGAGGTAAATAAAATTGAAGTTCTGAGTGGTAATAAGGACGAAGTTGTTAACCTGGCTGCTAACATTGAGTCTCAAAGCAATCACCCGTTAGCTAAAGCAATGGCTAAGCTTAGTGGGCAAAAGATTGATCAAATCGAGACTAAGACAGTTAAGGGCAAAGGTATGATAGCTGACTTAGATCGAGAACGGTATTATTTAGGTAATTTAGCTTTAATTGAATAAAATACTTTTGCTAATCCCAAATTAACTCAAGTAGTTAATAAACTAAGTAACTTAGGAAACTCTGTTGTAGTCTTGGCTAATAGTGATCAAAGTAAATTGGCTATTTTTGGCATTAAAGATCGTCTTCGCTCAGAAGCAGAAATCGCATTGATGCAATTAAAGCAACTAGGCATCAAGAAGTTAGTTATGCTTTCAGGTGATAATCAAGAAACAGCTCAACAAATTGCGGCTGATTTGCCAATTGATGAAGTTCATGGACAAATGCTTCCAGCTGATAAGGCACAATTTGTTAAGCAGGAACAAGAAAATGGTCATCACGTTGCCTTTATCGGTGATGGGGTTAATGACAGTCCTGCATTGGCTAATGCCGATGTGGCTATTGCAATCGGTAGCGGTACAGATGTTGCAGTCGATGTTTCAGATATTGTCTTAGTCAAAAATGACTTGCGTAAAATTGCCTATGCTTTATCAATTTCTAAGCGGACCGTTTTAAATATGAATGAAAATATTGTAATTGCATTGTTAACCGTGTTGTTACTATTCATTGGGTTATTTGCAGGTTATGTCGAAATGGCTAGCGGTATGTTTATTCATGAATTTAGCATCTTAGTCGTAATTTTAAATGGTATGCGCTTAATTAGAAATCGTCGAAAAGTTGATAACCATCAATTTCCTGATAAAGAAAAAGATTTAGCATTAAACATGTAAGGAATAAGAAAGGAAGATTTTTATGCAAAAAGTAATGATGAAGTTAGGTGGGATGACTTGCCCATCTTGTTTAACCAAGATTGAAAAAGCTGTTGAAGATGTCGATGGTACAGATCAAATTAAGGTATTATTTAATGCCGGTAAGTTAAAGTTCATGATGAATGCTGATAAGGCTGATGTTGATGATGTTAAAACAGCAATCGAAAAGATGGGCTATGAAGTTAAGGGTGTAAAGGCAAAGGAGTTAAACTAATGAAGGCTGAAGAAGCATATAAGGCAGAGTTAAAGCGAAGTGACATTGATCATCATAAGCCTACAGCTGGTGCAATGGTTGGTCACATTATTGCCAATTTACTGATTCACACTTTAAAAATTAATCAAGCTAAGTTCTTCGCTAAGGGTCAAGCTAGTTTGTTTTTAGAGCAGCATGCTGATGAGTGGATCAGATATGAACAGAATGAGTTTAACAGGCTAAATCAGATTTTAGTTAATAATGGCGAAAGCATACCTACTATTACTGATCAATTTAAAGAATATACTATGCTTGAGGAAGACGGAGCAAGCAAGTACAAAGATGGCCAAGACCAACTTTTTGCTTTAGTAAAAGACTTTGATACACAAATCTTATTTATTACTAAGGCAATTGCTTTAGCTCAAAAAGAAGCTTGGCCAGAATTGAGTGCCAATTTAATTGAACTTCTAACATGGATTAAGGAACAAATTCGTCAATCACAAAACTTCTTGGGCCATGAATTACGTGAAGGATTATATACTGAAGAAGATGATGATGACGATGATTTTTAAGTAAAGGAAGTTTTTTGAATGGCAGAGTTGTGTGTACACTTAGTTCCATTATTTAATGCATTACCGACAAATGATCAAATGCAAATAGAAGAGCTAGTTCACCATCAGAATTATCAAAAAAGTGAATTAGTAATGGATCCTACATCAAGTAATAATTTAGTAATTGTTGCTCATGGTGGTGCTCGCCTTTATACTTTAGACGAAAATGGTCGCGAGAATGTTACCCAGATTTTAAAAACGGGTGATTATGCTGGTGAAAACTGGTTATTTGGTGAAGCAAATATCAATACTTATGTTGAAGCTACAGAAAATAGTGAGATTTGTTTGCTTAATCGAAATGAATTTTTAGCGCTAATGAAAAAGAAACCAGAATTAAGTATTCAACTCTTAGAGCAAAATATTATTAAAGTACGTGCTATGCATAGGCAAATTCAATTACTTAGTTTGCCTAAGGTGGAAGATAGACTATTGAGTTATTTGCAGACTTATGCAAAACAAGTGAATAAGAACTCATTTACTTTGCCACTAAAAATGAAAGATTTAGCCTTGTATTTAGGTACTACTCCCGAAACTTTATCGCGTAAATTCGTACTCTTAGAAAAGCAAGGAACCTTAAAACGAAAACTACGTCACATTGATTTATTCTAATTATTATTAAAGATCTACGAGCCAATGGTTCGTGGATTTTTTCATTAAGAATTATCGCATGGTAGTTTTTAAATTAGCGAAAAAACAACCCCTTTGATAAAATTTTATTTAAATGAAGGGACACTATGTCACCAATTTATATTCGTCAAGCTACCAAAAATGACCTTGAACAAATTATGCCGATCATTGATGAGGCTAAGAAATTTCTAAAGGAAGAGGGGAACCCGCAATGGCAAAGTGGTTATCCCGATGTTGAAACAATTACTGCAGATATTGATGACGGTGTAGCCTGGGTCTTAATCGTTGATCAAAAAATCGCTGGCTACACTGCAATTACTGATGGACCTGATCCAAATTACAAAAAGATTGATGGCAAATGGGAGAATGATCTAGATCCTTATGTAGCCATTCACCGTGTAGCGATTTCTGATGAGTATCGCGGGATGCATATTTATGACGATTCAGTGAATATCTTAACCAACTTTTCAGTTTTCCCAGCACAAATTGAAAAGTTGGCTGATTTTGCGGCTGTCTCACCAGCACAACCTAAGAATACAATTGTTCCTAATGTTGATTTGAATATGTTTTGAATATGTATAGTAGAGGTCTAGGGACACGTCATTTACTTGGCGGAATGGATTCTAGCTTACGCTTTGTTAAGGTAGCGTTTACTTTGGCACATGCACCTAAGAGTGATGACGAAACTGAAAGTGTAACGAATTTCTTCAATATCTTGCATTCAGTCGAACAAGCAAAGAGATTGGACGAAATTGAACCTGGTAAATTTGAATATACAATGTATTCAGACTGTATGAATTTAGATAAAGGAATTCTGTACTTTACTACTTATGATAACAATCAAATTGACGCGGTTGACATGAATAGCTAAGTGTATAATTTTTTGCGGTAAGTTGAATAAATAATTAAAAAAGCTCAAGTCCTTTGAATTTGGACTTGAGCTAAAACAAAAGGACCAGTAGTCTGATGTTAAGAACAAAAAACACATTAGAAGCTGGTCTTTATGGAATCTATTATAACTGATATCGTAAAAATTATTAAGTTTGAAAATAATGTTATTGCTCGTGAAAAGGAATTAATGTGCTACTTCTTTGATTTGATTAGAGAATTAATGAAATTAGCACTAGAAGAGGTTGATGCCGGCTTAGTTGAAAAAACTAAAAATTGGGGAAGAGCTAGCTTTTGGAAGGCACATGGCATTAAATATTTGAATGTCATGGGATGGATGCAAGGCGCTGGTGATGGTACTTTCTACGGCCCTCATACTGAAAATGGTCAACCTGTATTAGTGATTGGTGAAGGTGCTGGTCTTTGGACTAACTGCGTTGCTTGGAAGAATCCGCAACTTGCACAGCAATATAAGCATAAGAATTTTAACGATTTGTATTATCAGGATGATGAATAGATAGTTATTTATAAAATGAAGCATTCCAGAAAGGGCTGCTTTTTTATTTTTGCTAAAATTTGTAAGCGAGATTATAATAATTGTAATTACGATAATTATAATTACAGTAATCGTAATTACTGTAATCTAAGTTACTGAAAGGCATAAACGATGAATGAATTTATCGGACGTGAAATTGAATTAAAAAATTTAAACAACATGTATAACAGCGACAAATTTGAAATGGCTGTTATTTATGGACGAAGACGTGTAGGAAAAACCTCGCTGATTAAACAATTCATATCAAATAAACCTGCAATTTACGTTCAGGGGGTAGAGGCTACAGCTGAAACTAATTTGCGTTTCTTGTCTAATGCAATTTTAGATTTTGAAGAACCGGGACGAGTTAATAAACATAAAACCTTTTATGATTTTGCGGAAGCATTTGAAGAAGTTCAAGATATTGCCAATAATCAAAACGAAAAAATGATTTTTGTAATGGATGAATATCCATACTTTGCAGAAGCATCAGCCGAAATTAGTTCAATCTTACAGTACACAATTGATCATATTTACAAAGAAAAAAATAATATTATGTTAATCTTGTGTGGATCATCAATGTCCTTTATGGAGCATCAGGTTCTTGGTTATAAGAGTCCTTTATATGGTAGAAAAACTGGCCAATTTAAGATTAGACCTTTTGATATCTTTAATACTAAGAAGATGTTACCTCAAGTTAACAATGAAGATTTACTAGCTTATTACGGAATAACTGATGGAATTCCACAATACTTAAGTTTTATCGATCAAACAAAATCCGTAGAAGAAAATATTCAAGAGATGTTTTTAAATCAAAATGCCCCGTTACAAAATGAGCCTAACGTTCTTCTACAGGAAGAATTGAGAAAGCCAGCCACTTATTTTTCTATTTTAAATGCCTTGGCACATGGTAAGAGTAAAAGTACACAGATTAGTCAAGCAATCGGTATGAGTAATGGTAGTAGTATAAGTGCTTATCTTAACAATTTAATTGATCTTGAAATTATTGAACGTAAGCAACCTATCTTTGAAAATAGCCCTAGAAAAGCTATTTATGCTTTTAAAGATAATATGTTTAAATTTTGGTTCAAGTTTATTGCTGAAGCTCAAGATCAAATTGCTCTTGAAAGAACCAAAGGAATTCTAATAGGTATTATGGATGAATTGCCTCGCTTCTTGGGTCCTGTGTTTGAGCAAGCTTCACGTGATTGGTTATGGCAGCAAGATGATCTGCTATTTTATCCTAAGAAAATTTCTAGTTGGTGGGGAAACAATCCAATTAAACATCGTCAAGAAGAAATTGATGTTGTAGCAAGCAATCACGATGACTCTGAGGCTATAATAGGTGAGTGTAAGTGGAGAAATGCAGACAAGTTAAATCATGAGATGATTGATACATTGATTACTAGAGCTGCATTACTTCCTAAGGTAAGAAAAACGTATTTGTACTTTTTCGTTAAGGAATCTACGGATAATTTTGAGAAGTATGCTAGAGAGCATAATGTTAGAGTTGTGAAATATGAGGAGTTTTTTAAATAGAAAGCAGATTGAATACTTGTTCTCTTTTATTTAGAATTATTGATATATAAATGTTAGTGGATGTAAGGAGATTTAAATGGCAACTAAATCAAAAGAACTTAATTTTGAAGATAAGTTATGGAAAGCGGCAGATGCGTTAAGGGGAAGTATGGATGCATCTGAATATCGTAATGTTGTATTAGGTCTAATTTTCTTAAAATATGTTTCTGATGCATTCGAAGAAAAACATGATGAATTATTAAAATCAGATTATCCAGAAGATGCTGAAGATAAAGATGTATATGTTGGAGATAATATTTTTTGGGTACCTAAAGAAGCGCGTTGGGAAAATATAGAGAAAGCTGCTAAAACGCCTCAAATTGGTGAAGTTATTGATAAAGCAATGGATGCGATTGAAAAAGAAAACGATACTTTAAGAGGCATTCTGAGTAAAAACTATGAATCTCAAGATTTGGACAAAGAACGGCTAGGTGAAGTAGTTGATTTAATATCAGATATAGACGTTGGATCTAAAGATTCACGTGACAAAGATATATTGGGGCGTGTTTATGAATACTTCTTACAGCAATTTGCTAGTGCAGAAGGTAAGCATGGCGGTGAATTTTATACTCCAAGATCAATTGTTAGAACATTGGTTGAAATGATTGAACCATATAAAGGCCGAGTATATGACCCTTGTTGCGGATCTGGTGGTATGTTTGTTCAGTCCGAAGAATTTGTAAAAGAACATGCTGGAGATATTAAAGACTTAGCCGTCTATGGTCAAGAATCTAATCCAACTACTTGGAAATTAGCAAAAATGAACTTAGCTATTCGAGGTATTGATAGTGATTTGGGGAAACATCAAGGGGACACATTTACTAATGATCTCCATAAAGGTATGAGATTTAATTTTATTTTAGCTAACCCACCATTTAATGTTAAGAATTGGAATGGAAACAAATTAAGGGATGATGCTCGCTGGAAATACGGTGTACCTCCTGTAGGTAACGCAAACTACGCCTGGATGGAACATATCATTAGTAAATTAACTCCAGATGGTAAAGCAGGTTTCGTTTTAGCAAATGGTGCCCTTTCTACGTCAAATAAAGCTGAACATGCTATTAGAAAAGCTATTTTGGAAGATGATAAGATTGATGCAATTGTTGCACTCCCAGATAAGATGTTTTATTCTACCGGTATTCCTGTTTCTCTTTGGTTCATTGACATGAATAAAAATTCTGAACATGAAAATGACAGAAGAGGTAAGACTTTATTTATTGATGCTCGTAATATGGGTGAAATGGTTGATCGTACTCATCGCGAATTTAATAAAGAAGATATTAAAAAAATTGCAGATACTTATCATGCTTTCCGTGGTACAAATGATCAAAAATATGAAGATGTAGCAGGGTATTGTAAGGTAGCTTCATTGGATGAAATTGCTAAAAATGATTATGTTCTGACACCAGGTAGATATGTTGGGCTTCCTCCACAAAAAGATGATGGCATTCCTTATGAAATAAAGATGAAAAAACTGACAGGTGAATTAAAGAAACAATTTGAAGAGAGTGATAAGTTAGAAGCAAAGATTAAGGATGTATTGAAGGAACTAGGATATGAAATATAAATCTGTTCAACTTAAAGAAATAGCAGACATAATAATGGGGCAATCTCCTAAATCAATTTTTTATAATAATTCTGGAATCGGACTTCCATTTTTGCAAGGTGTGAGAACATTTGGCGAGGATTATCCGAAAATTGATACTTATACCACTAGATTTAAAACAATAGCAAATCAA encodes:
- a CDS encoding linear amide C-N hydrolase; amino-acid sequence: MYSRGLGTRHLLGGMDSSLRFVKVAFTLAHAPKSDDETESVTNFFNILHSVEQAKRLDEIEPGKFEYTMYSDCMNLDKGILYFTTYDNNQIDAVDMNS
- a CDS encoding heavy-metal-associated domain-containing protein, with the protein product MQKVMMKLGGMTCPSCLTKIEKAVEDVDGTDQIKVLFNAGKLKFMMNADKADVDDVKTAIEKMGYEVKGVKAKELN
- a CDS encoding IS110 family transposase is translated as MNIIGIDVSQGESHATLITKEAEEIAFKFKHNKSGFQILNSYIKPGTIIIFETTGVYSAQLTTYLKNKKVKFYELNPLEAKLRMASLRRNKTDKNDSFKLALLGKTQLAEIKNHCNKQSNSLYESLRILSLRYKQLIKCRTRILNFLRSSLELTFPELNQIFKNAYAVLALQVFRMYCHPDFLVGLTLKEMTTRVYQSVSRRIHKDVIQSYCAQVWLAAKDSYPAVPADSLEIEIISEYCDEIESYNKEIAYIQSKLIKTAVGLDDFKVISSIPGAGQLNSALLLGFTGDIARFDNYKQLNAFLGLDLNRYQSGKYGKGDTINRRGSSQGRAVETDMIRSMLRNQGKIQNHLVDYYYKLKKPPFNKHDKVALIACANHLNRTIINLVHTHQLYNYSKAIH
- a CDS encoding ATP-binding protein — its product is MNEFIGREIELKNLNNMYNSDKFEMAVIYGRRRVGKTSLIKQFISNKPAIYVQGVEATAETNLRFLSNAILDFEEPGRVNKHKTFYDFAEAFEEVQDIANNQNEKMIFVMDEYPYFAEASAEISSILQYTIDHIYKEKNNIMLILCGSSMSFMEHQVLGYKSPLYGRKTGQFKIRPFDIFNTKKMLPQVNNEDLLAYYGITDGIPQYLSFIDQTKSVEENIQEMFLNQNAPLQNEPNVLLQEELRKPATYFSILNALAHGKSKSTQISQAIGMSNGSSISAYLNNLIDLEIIERKQPIFENSPRKAIYAFKDNMFKFWFKFIAEAQDQIALERTKGILIGIMDELPRFLGPVFEQASRDWLWQQDDLLFYPKKISSWWGNNPIKHRQEEIDVVASNHDDSEAIIGECKWRNADKLNHEMIDTLITRAALLPKVRKTYLYFFVKESTDNFEKYAREHNVRVVKYEEFFK
- a CDS encoding Crp/Fnr family transcriptional regulator, coding for MAELCVHLVPLFNALPTNDQMQIEELVHHQNYQKSELVMDPTSSNNLVIVAHGGARLYTLDENGRENVTQILKTGDYAGENWLFGEANINTYVEATENSEICLLNRNEFLALMKKKPELSIQLLEQNIIKVRAMHRQIQLLSLPKVEDRLLSYLQTYAKQVNKNSFTLPLKMKDLALYLGTTPETLSRKFVLLEKQGTLKRKLRHIDLF
- a CDS encoding type I restriction-modification system subunit M; this encodes MATKSKELNFEDKLWKAADALRGSMDASEYRNVVLGLIFLKYVSDAFEEKHDELLKSDYPEDAEDKDVYVGDNIFWVPKEARWENIEKAAKTPQIGEVIDKAMDAIEKENDTLRGILSKNYESQDLDKERLGEVVDLISDIDVGSKDSRDKDILGRVYEYFLQQFASAEGKHGGEFYTPRSIVRTLVEMIEPYKGRVYDPCCGSGGMFVQSEEFVKEHAGDIKDLAVYGQESNPTTWKLAKMNLAIRGIDSDLGKHQGDTFTNDLHKGMRFNFILANPPFNVKNWNGNKLRDDARWKYGVPPVGNANYAWMEHIISKLTPDGKAGFVLANGALSTSNKAEHAIRKAILEDDKIDAIVALPDKMFYSTGIPVSLWFIDMNKNSEHENDRRGKTLFIDARNMGEMVDRTHREFNKEDIKKIADTYHAFRGTNDQKYEDVAGYCKVASLDEIAKNDYVLTPGRYVGLPPQKDDGIPYEIKMKKLTGELKKQFEESDKLEAKIKDVLKELGYEI
- a CDS encoding linear amide C-N hydrolase, whose product is MSPIYIRQATKNDLEQIMPIIDEAKKFLKEEGNPQWQSGYPDVETITADIDDGVAWVLIVDQKIAGYTAITDGPDPNYKKIDGKWENDLDPYVAIHRVAISDEYRGMHIYDDSVNILTNFSVFPAQIEKLADFAAVSPAQPKNTIVPNVDLNMF